In a single window of the Penaeus monodon isolate SGIC_2016 chromosome 3, NSTDA_Pmon_1, whole genome shotgun sequence genome:
- the LOC119585777 gene encoding protein phosphatase 1 regulatory subunit 12A-like, giving the protein MRRRCVAPTARWATTSASAFMVLRKLLQSGVDVSVTDQDGRQPLLWAASAGSADAILALVNAGASVSAEDKDGLTALHCAASRGHLDCLDCLVTLCGAEVDTLDSNGCTPLFYAVTLGHADCTQLLLHHGAHTDRQDRKGRTPAHCGAAKGQLETLKLLHQKGADLWRRNVKGDLPLHEACQSGRKDLVVWLLSMRPDTVNAPNLDGRCPLHIAAINNNIEMCKILMDQQAAVNPIMRNSRGQLLTPLDAAVARSNRGCAKYLQLHGGVPASKLTDKHALQKAMQRALEASQHGSTGATPSDLTGDELMSSSASSALKSNRSTMTASPVNTEAQTDTGDLKRGGAGDAETRKPQSRDAQTGTSEVNIRKLVLEEEAELARQRAQEQKLKEEAEEVDENINEETYAKRGEEKGDEVDDEEADENGNASEEGEEEGEGERKGEGEGDGEGEEEGDVEEEDDKEGDSQSANVAADGNAKKQKSGKSRKGSTKIERKGDGSGSSAKRKGSIKEKENGSQEKEPEDEATGEDVSGDEASCKGTTAATGAGEKGRKKGSGTKGKSKGSRDEKSLPSNNSSQEARSRRGSATKDNSEGSRSRKDSATNSDSQDSRSKKDSETKDVSDENESQKASLSKTSQKASLSKTNSKGSKSSKASASKANSQDVKSRKGSSANDVSGSQASKSRKGSTKSGESQERSSKKGSAKASQEHSESERDSELRTDRGSKGPSRNRSRGSSHGEEGAASGAETGERTSESLEASGHGSEGLDEDLGVRGGGSTVNQTDDKKEQEMKKRKMKLKTKSLHKSSNRAEELSGDEVRSSRTSSRRISEGDEEESEVNDGSGVEDSEDAEEPDTEAGSGSEEEDDVSSRSKNMSEAEEGSATRSKNASKSGGSRSQSVSEGRASRKSKTSTDEDGRHSRSKSVSENNTGFEGDEEAEEEDDEDDTNDTSQGKGRPLTKASRSNKSNAKGPQNKKRTTSKNKNQSKNKLSASSQGRSKAKQSSSDKTVSGEEENSLGAKSFQQNKGSNSRVNKKQRLVRGKKMVEVGESEHERNEEQAASGVDDERESDVEGEEEDFEDEQGKSSRNYSDNEERESATHSENEDDEEEEEEEEEEEDEDEDEDEDEDVEGVSDDGNVSSGNGENVSSGNGNVSSQEQDGVNEGEGPKRHTSASALRARPKSAVRPGTLKATSGKRRTKGATGKPAAKDKSKASAKDDARATTSVGRKGGEPKSGSKSRQGLAEELSHLAEHFDAQEEDEEGRSPMTPSDVRTHELMLESSGRDYLTVEAAPPPRLSSSPSSTHGRDTGDSGFKESGYSDSLMPERDSDEDGPTDPERNTDDEDGAPHASKKTKTKTRRKRAQKQREDRQGAMVIAEDVEGGGSGSGGGGSGGGGGGAGDGNGGDGSDFGSGGGGGGSGGGGGGSGDGIGGGVGVVGGRRNDELDGDSSVDGRARRRRGRASGDAGSDEDFPDDGVWAGSGAEDDEEGDEDALRKLGVSGHRRPGVRRGQVKSGAMSGGPKKVENMESNLRRRNKKGISPPTEMSITQAMQATMRKYALERRLFQQLLELKRVQIKNTRANEQVLIKRMVDAYMKEGVQLGIRGYNGPYNFQSYEKYLYDQLRYLQSSQSNKIPAFKPSDDVERLSRALRRQEILELPDPLMTPRDPHTCNHTTHRCHHAAHAYTGVPCAAYLGHRGKKKNQLSLPKIAGSTNANGSSSSLGASPGPASGGSLGRNRPGEPIGLRNYDPKRPLTVELQHGNTRQQITLPTEILDKNKKYHLTFTIKPSAPGQEGLSPSKDESASPKRSASAPEGIVPDEAVQAEPRPELRSAPAEGRTEASVND; this is encoded by the exons CGCTGCACTGCGCGGCGTCACGGGGTCACCTGGACTGCTTGGACTGCCTGGTGACCCTCTGCGGGGCCGAAGTGGACACCTTGGACAGTAACGGGTGCACGCCGCTGTTCTATGCCGTCACGCTGGGGCACGCTGACTGTACCCAGCTGCTCCTTCACCACGGCGCGCACACCGACCGTCAGGATCGCAAAGGGCGCAC GCCAGCGCACTGTGGAGCGGCAAAGGGCCAGCTTGAGACCCTGAAACTGCTGCACCAGAAGGGTGCTGACCTGTGGAGGCGCAACGTTAAAGGCGACCTCCCGCTCCACGAGGCGTGCCAGTCCGGCAGGAAGGATCTCGTCGT ATGGCTGTTATCCATGCGGCCTGACACAGTCAACGCTCCAAACCTCGACGGCCGGTGTCCACTCCACATAGctgctattaataacaatatagaaaTGTGCAAGATCCTTATGGATCAACAG GCGGCGGTAAATCCCATCATGCGAAACTCCAGGGGGCAGCTGCTCACCCCCCTGGACGCCGCCGTGGCCCGCAGTAATCGCGGCTGTGCGAAGTACTTGCAGCTGCACGGAGGCGTTCCAGCCTCAAAGCTAACCGACAAACACGCACTTCAAAAAGCCATGCAGAG AGCCCTGGAGGCGAGTCAGCATGGCAGCACGGGAGCCACGCCCAGCGACCTCACGGGCGACGAGCTCATGAGTTCCTCCGCCTCCTCAGCGCTCAAGTCCAACCGCTCCACGATGACGGCGTCGCCCGTGAACACCGAGGCGCAGACGGACACGGGCGACCTGAAgcgcgggggggcgggggacgcGGAGACCAGGAAGCCCCAGAGCAGAGACGCGCAG ACCGGCACATCAGAGGTCAACATCCGGAAACTGGTgttggaggaggaagcagaacTCGCCCGGCAGAGAGCCCAGGAACAGAAACtgaaagaggaggcagaagaagtTGATGAAAATATCAACGAGGAAACTTAcgcgaaaagaggggaagaaaagggggacgaAGTAGACGACGAAGAGGCGGATGAGAATGGAAATGCgagtgaagaaggagaggaagagggagagggagagagaaagggagagggagagggagacggggagggagaggaggagggagatgtcgaagaagaagacgacaaaGAAGGGGATTCTCAGAGTGCAAATGTCGCCGCTGACGGAAATGCCAAAAAACAGAAATCcggaaaatcaagaaaagggtCTACAAAGATCGAGCGAAAAGGCGATGGTTCGGGATCCTCCGCCAAGCGGAAGGGGTCGATTAAGGAAAAGGAGAACGGCTCTCAGGAGAAGGAACCTGAGGACGAAGCGACGGGGGAGGACGTGTCGGGAGATGAAGCAAGCTGCAAAGGAACGACGGCAGCGACGGGAGCAGGCGAGAAAGGCCGAAAGAAGGGGTCCGGGACGAAGGGCAAATCGAAAGGAAGTAGAGACGAGAAAAGCTTACCGTCCAATAACAGCTCGCAAGAGGCCAGGAGTAGGCGCGGTTCGGCGACCAAAGACAACTCAGAGGGGAGCAGAAGCAGGAAAGACTCGGCGACAAATAGCGATTCTCAAGACAGCAGAAGTAAAAAGGACTCAGAAACTAAAGACGTTTCAGACGAAAATGAAAGTCAAAAAGCCTCACTATCCAAGACTAGTCAAAAAGCCTCACTGTCCAAGACTAACTCGAAGGGAAGTAAAAGTTCCAAAGCCTCGGCATCCAAGGCTAATTCGCAAGATGTCAAAAGTAGGAAAGGTTCGTCGGCCAATGATGTGTCGGGGTCACAAGCAAGCAAAAGCAGGAAGGGATCAACCAAATCAGGCGAGTCACAAGAGAGGAGCAGCAAGAAGGGATCGGCTAAAGCTTCCCAAGAACATTCCGAAAGCGAGAGAGACTCAGAACTGAGGACAGACCGAGGGAGCAAGGGGCCGTCGAGGAACCGGTCGCGTGGCAGCTCCCACGGAGAAGAGGGGGCTGCGAGCGGCGCAGAGACCGGCGAACGAACCTCAGAGTCTCTGGAGGCTTCTGGACATGGTAGCGAAGGCTTGGACGAGGACTTGGGCGTCCGCGGCGGCGGAAGCACCGTCAACCAGACTGACGATAAAAAGGaacaggagatgaagaaaagaaaaatgaaattgaaaacgaAGTCGCTGCACAAGAGTTCCAATAGAGCGGAGGAACTTAGCGGGGACGAGGTAAGAAGTTCAAGGACGAGTTCAAGGAGAATAtcagaaggagacgaggaagaaagCGAAGTAAACGATGGCAGCGGCGTGGAGGACAGCGAGGACGCCGAGGAGCCGGATACCGAGGCAGGGAGCGGCTCTGAAGAAGAGGACGATGTCTCCAGCAGAAGTAAAAACATGTCAGAGGCTGAAGAGGGCAGTGCGACGAGGAGTAAGAATGCGTCAAAGAGCGGTGGCTCCAGAAGTCAGAGTGTTTCGGAGGGGAGAGCTTCGAGGAAAAGTAAGACTTCCACCGACGAGGATGGCCGTCATTCAAGAAGTAAAAGTGTCTCGGAGAACAACACGGGATTTGAGGGTGAcgaggaggccgaggaggaggacgatgaggaCGATACGAATGACACGtcgcaggggaagggaaggcccCTGACAAAAGCTTCACGCAGTAACAAATCGAATGCTAAGGGCCCGCAAAACAAGAAGAGAACAACATCAAAGAATAAGAACCAATCTAAGAATAAGTTAAGCGCGAGTAGCCAAGGCCGCTCGAAGGCGAAGCAAAGTTCCTCTGATAAAACAGTTagcggagaggaagaaaatagttTAGGAGCGAAATCTTTCCAACAAAACAAGGGAAGCAACTCTAGAGTTAACAAAAAACAGCGTTTGGTTAGAGGCAAGAAAATGGTAGAAGTTGGTGAATCTGAacatgaaagaaatgaagaacaAGCAGCTAGTGGAGTGGATGATGAAAGAGAATCGGATGttgagggcgaagaggaggactTTGAAGATGAACAAGGAAAGAGCAGCAGAAATTATTcagataatgaagagagagaatcagCCACTCATAGTGAAAATGAagatgacgaggaagaagaagaagaggaagaggaagaggaggatgaggatgaggatgaagatgaagatgaggatgtcgAAGGGGTAAGTGATGATGGAAATGTGTCGAGTGGAAATGGTGAAAATGTGTCGAGTGGAAATGGAAATGTGTCGAGTCAAGAACAAGATGGAGTGAACGAAGGCGAAGGCCCCAAGAGACACACAAGTGCATCGGCGCTGCGTGCTCGTCCCAAATCAGCCGTCCGACCTGGAACTCTCAAAGCAACGAGCGGGAAGAGGAGAACGAAGGGTGCAACTGGTAAACCGGCTGCAAAGGACAAGTCGAAGGCGTCGGCGAAGGATGACGCACGGGCGACGACCAGCGTCGGGCGGAAGGGTGGCGAACCTAAGAGCGGCAGCAAGAGTCGCCAGGGCCTTGCGGAGGAACTCTCCCACTTGGCCGAGCACTTCGATGCacaagaagaggacgaagaggggcGCTCCCCGATGACTCCGTCAGACGTGCGCACTCACGAGCTGATGCTGGAGTCAAGCGGGCGAGACTACTTGACGGTGGAGGCCGCGCCGCCCCCAAGGCTCTCCTCCTCCCCGAGCTCTACACATGGCAGGGACACCGGCGACTCAGGCTTCAAG GAGTCCGGCTACAGTGACTCACTCATGCCGGAGCGCGACTCTGACGAAGACGGACCGACGGACCCCGAGCGCAACACCGACGACGAAGACGGCGCGCCCCACGCCTCCAAGAAGACGAAAACGAAAACCAGGCGGAAGAGGGCGCAGAAGCAGAGGGAGGACCGTCAGGGCGCCATGGTCATAGCGGAGGACGTAGAAGGGGGCGGCAGCGGCAGCGGTGGCGGCGGcagtggcggcggcggtggcggcgccGGCGACGGCAACGGCGGCGACGGGAGCGATtttggcagcggcggcggcggcggcggcagcggcggcggcggcggaggcagcGGCGACGGAATCGGCGGTGGTGTTGGCGTGGTCGGCGGCAGAAGAAACGACGAATTGGATGGCGACAGTAGTGTA GACggcagagcgaggaggaggagaggtcggGCCAGTGGCGACGCAGGCTCCGACGAGGACTTCCCAGACGATGGGGTCTGGGCAGGATCCGGCGCTGAGGACGACGAAGAGGGCGACGAAGATGCCCTCAGGAAGCTCGGAGTGTCGGGTCACAGACGACCTGGTGTCAGAAGAGGTCAGGTCAAGTCTGGTGCAATGAGTGGAGGACCCAAGAAG GTGGAAAACATGGAATCCAATTTACGACGTCGAAACAAGAAAGGAATATCTCCCCCAACCGAAATGTCCATCACGCAAGCCATGCAAGCGACAATGCGCAA ATACGCCCTAGAGAGACGGTTGTTCCAGCAACTCCTGGAACTGAAGAGAGTCCAGATCAAGAACACGCGAGCCAACGAGCAGGTGCTAATCAAGAGGATGGTGGACGCGTACATGAAGGAGGGCGTCCAGCTGGGGATCAGAGGCTACAACGGCCCCTATAACTTCCAGAGTTACGAGAAATATCTCTACG ACCAGCTCCGGTACCTCCAGAGTTCCCAGAGCAATAAGATTCCGGCCTTCAAGCCCTCCGACGACGTGGAGCGCCTCAGTCGAGCTCTTCGGCGCCAGGAGATCCTGGAGCTTCCTGACCCTCTCATGACCCCACGTGATCCTCACACTTGCAACCACACCACGCATCGCTGTCACCACGCAGCACACGCTTACACGGGCGTGCCCTGCGCTGCATATT TGGGCCatcgagggaagaagaagaaccagCTCTCTCTCCCGAAGATCGCCGGCAGCACCAACGCCAACGGGAGCAGCTCCTCCCTGGGGGCATCTCCAGGACCTGCCTCGGGCGGGAGCCTGGGGCGCAATCGCCCGGGGGAACCCATTGGCCTGCGGAACTATGACCCCAAGAGACCTCTCACTGTTGAACTGCAG CACGGTAACACGAGGCAGCAGATCACTCTCCCAACAGAGATCCTCGACAAGAATAagaagtaccatctaaccttcaCCATTAAG CCGTCCGCGCCAGGCCAGGAGGGGCTGTCTCCATCGAAGGACGAGTCGGCGTCTCCCAAGCGCTCAGCCTCGGCGCCGGAGGGCATTGTGCCGGACGAGGCGGTGCAAGCAGAGCCACGGCCAGAACTCCGCTCAGCACCGGCAGAGGGCAGGACCGAGGCCAGTGTCAATGATTAA